One Sediminicola sp. YIK13 DNA segment encodes these proteins:
- a CDS encoding glycine--tRNA ligase, whose protein sequence is MAKQEDDFKKVISHAKEYGYVFQSSEIYDGLSAVYDYAQNGVELKNNIKEYWWKAMVQMNENIVGIDSAILMHPTTWKASGHVDAFNDPLIDNKDSKKRYRADVLIEDHVAKIEAKIDKEVDKAAKRFGDAFDKEQFLATNPRVVDYQEKASSILKRMGKSLEFEDLADVKNLIEELEIGCPLSGSKNWTEVKQFNLMFGTKLGASAESAMDLYLRPETAQGIFVNFLNVQKSGRMKIPFGIAQIGKAFRNEIVARQFIFRQREFEQMELQFFVRPGTQKEWYEQWKETRIKWHNSLGLGQDNYRFHDHDKLAHYADAAADIEFKFPFGFKELEGIHSRTDFDLSSHEKFSGKKLQYFDPELNESYVPYVVETSIGVDRMFLAVFSNSLQEEELENGTTRTVLKIPAVLAPTKAAVLPLVKKDGLPEIAHEIIDELKWDFKVVYDEKDAVGRRYRRQDAAGTPFCITVDHQTLEDKTVTIRHRDTMEQQRVAISDLKTIISQEVDMKNWLKKM, encoded by the coding sequence ATGGCAAAGCAAGAAGACGATTTTAAGAAAGTTATATCCCATGCCAAGGAGTATGGGTATGTTTTTCAATCAAGTGAAATTTACGATGGACTCAGTGCCGTTTATGACTATGCCCAAAACGGGGTAGAGTTAAAAAACAATATAAAAGAATATTGGTGGAAGGCCATGGTGCAGATGAACGAGAATATTGTGGGAATAGATTCCGCAATATTAATGCACCCAACTACATGGAAGGCTTCAGGGCACGTAGATGCCTTTAACGATCCCCTTATAGACAACAAGGATTCCAAGAAAAGATATAGGGCGGATGTTCTTATAGAAGACCATGTTGCCAAAATTGAGGCTAAAATTGACAAAGAAGTGGATAAAGCGGCCAAAAGATTTGGCGATGCTTTTGATAAGGAACAATTTTTGGCCACAAACCCACGAGTAGTGGATTATCAGGAAAAAGCGAGTTCTATTTTAAAACGCATGGGTAAATCTTTGGAATTCGAGGATTTGGCAGATGTGAAAAACCTTATAGAAGAATTGGAGATTGGATGTCCCTTGTCCGGTTCAAAAAACTGGACGGAGGTAAAGCAATTTAACCTTATGTTCGGCACTAAATTAGGGGCATCTGCAGAAAGTGCAATGGACCTTTACCTGCGTCCAGAAACGGCCCAAGGAATATTCGTCAACTTTTTGAACGTTCAAAAAAGTGGCCGTATGAAAATTCCTTTTGGTATTGCCCAGATAGGAAAGGCCTTTAGGAACGAGATCGTTGCAAGACAGTTTATTTTCCGTCAGCGCGAGTTTGAACAAATGGAACTGCAATTTTTTGTAAGACCTGGGACACAAAAAGAGTGGTACGAGCAGTGGAAAGAAACTAGAATCAAGTGGCATAATTCCTTAGGTTTGGGACAAGATAATTACCGTTTCCACGATCACGATAAGTTGGCACATTATGCAGATGCGGCCGCCGATATAGAATTTAAATTCCCATTCGGATTTAAGGAATTGGAAGGAATTCACTCCAGAACCGATTTTGATTTAAGTAGCCATGAGAAATTTTCAGGTAAAAAGCTTCAGTATTTTGATCCTGAACTTAATGAAAGTTACGTGCCTTATGTAGTAGAGACCTCTATTGGTGTGGACAGAATGTTCTTGGCAGTATTCTCCAATTCCCTGCAGGAGGAGGAATTGGAAAATGGAACTACAAGAACGGTTTTGAAAATACCTGCAGTATTGGCACCTACCAAAGCTGCCGTATTGCCATTGGTGAAGAAAGATGGTCTTCCAGAAATAGCCCATGAGATCATTGATGAATTGAAATGGGACTTTAAGGTTGTTTACGACGAAAAGGATGCGGTTGGGCGTCGTTACAGAAGGCAGGACGCCGCTGGAACCCCGTTTTGCATTACGGTAGATCACCAAACTTTGGAAGATAAAACCGTAACTATTCGCCATAGAGATACCATGGAACAGCAAAGGGTTGCCATTTCTGACCTAAAAACGATCATTTCCCAAGAGGTGGATATGAAAAATTGGCTCAAAAAAATGTAA
- a CDS encoding TonB-dependent receptor family protein, whose amino-acid sequence MNNKLFVPLVLFTQILLGQEIKKDSITQLEEVVISDKRVSNPVIGITATDIIGATTFENYSPLDIASTMNQISGVFLLSGALNTNRITIRGVGARTPFGTDKLRLYYNEIPITNGTGFSTIEAFDLENLGSIEVIKGPKGSAYGSNLGGAILLQSKTQKTDGSVLSNNFTLGSYELLKNNLDFSHRSGNIDLSLKYGHMETNGYRENSRFERDAILLNTTYSINTKNQIELLVNYIDYTAQIPSSISKDAFDEDPTQAALTWKQAQGFEANKYTLLGLTYSHAFSKNLKNATSIFYSYLDHYEPRPFNILDEFTNGFGFRTNFTGSFTIPTGETNYSFGSELYKDEYHWGTFENLYRDNNGNGSLKGDQISNNREFRRQLNVFGAITLPLTSKLLVQAGFNINKTFYDFQDIFNTAEDNKSAKRDFKPVFLPNLDVSYAFSDTQLLYANISKGFSNPSLEETLTPGGIINPDIAQETGNNYELGTNLLLANKKLQLKVALYQMDIKNLLVAQRIGEDQFIGKNAGRTKHQGLEVDANYRFKINPDLALHPFLSYTLNNHKFIDFVDGDSDYSGNPLTGVPRNKINTGIQLKHSSGLYWNTTLQHIDEIPLDDATTLYSAAFTILNTRLGYKKEIAKDFVIGVDLGVNNISNAQYAQSVLINAVGFGGAAPRYYYPGNARNYYGSFQVSYKL is encoded by the coding sequence ATGAATAATAAGTTATTTGTACCATTGGTATTATTTACCCAAATTCTTTTGGGTCAAGAAATAAAGAAAGACAGCATCACCCAACTTGAAGAAGTTGTAATTTCTGACAAAAGGGTGTCGAATCCGGTCATAGGTATTACCGCAACCGATATCATTGGCGCCACCACCTTTGAAAATTACAGTCCGCTGGATATTGCTTCTACCATGAACCAAATTTCAGGAGTCTTTTTATTGTCAGGAGCCCTGAACACCAACAGGATTACAATTAGGGGCGTGGGCGCCAGAACACCTTTTGGTACCGATAAATTGCGACTCTACTACAACGAAATTCCGATCACCAATGGAACCGGGTTTTCCACAATTGAAGCATTTGACTTGGAAAACTTAGGATCTATCGAAGTCATAAAGGGCCCTAAAGGAAGTGCTTATGGATCCAATCTGGGCGGGGCAATTTTATTGCAATCCAAAACCCAAAAAACAGATGGCTCCGTTTTGTCCAACAATTTTACCCTTGGCTCTTATGAGCTTCTAAAAAACAATTTAGATTTTTCCCACCGCAGTGGCAACATTGATCTAAGCCTAAAGTATGGCCATATGGAAACCAATGGGTATAGGGAAAATAGCCGTTTTGAACGGGATGCGATTCTTTTGAACACCACCTATTCTATAAATACCAAGAATCAAATAGAACTCTTGGTAAACTATATTGACTACACAGCTCAAATCCCTAGTTCCATCAGTAAAGATGCATTTGATGAGGACCCTACTCAAGCGGCTTTAACCTGGAAGCAGGCCCAAGGATTTGAAGCGAATAAATACACGTTGCTGGGATTGACCTATAGCCATGCATTTTCAAAAAACCTAAAAAACGCTACCAGTATTTTTTATAGCTATTTGGACCATTATGAACCTAGGCCTTTTAATATCCTGGATGAGTTCACCAATGGATTTGGGTTTAGAACAAATTTTACCGGCAGTTTTACTATCCCAACAGGGGAGACCAACTATTCCTTTGGATCAGAATTATACAAGGACGAGTACCATTGGGGAACCTTTGAAAATTTATATCGGGATAATAATGGAAATGGTAGTCTTAAGGGCGATCAAATAAGCAATAACAGGGAATTCAGGAGGCAATTGAATGTCTTTGGAGCCATAACCCTTCCATTGACAAGTAAGCTTCTTGTGCAGGCTGGTTTTAACATCAACAAAACCTTTTACGATTTCCAAGACATCTTTAATACTGCAGAAGACAACAAAAGTGCAAAAAGGGATTTTAAACCAGTATTCTTGCCCAACCTCGATGTAAGCTATGCCTTTTCGGATACTCAATTACTATACGCCAATATCAGCAAAGGATTTTCCAACCCAAGTCTCGAGGAAACATTAACACCTGGAGGAATCATCAATCCCGATATTGCCCAAGAGACTGGCAATAACTATGAGCTGGGCACCAATTTACTTTTGGCAAACAAAAAGCTCCAATTAAAAGTCGCCTTATATCAAATGGACATAAAAAACCTATTGGTGGCCCAACGAATCGGAGAGGATCAATTTATTGGCAAAAATGCTGGCAGGACCAAACACCAAGGTTTGGAAGTGGATGCCAATTACAGGTTCAAAATAAACCCAGACTTGGCTTTACATCCATTTTTAAGCTATACCCTCAACAACCACAAGTTTATAGATTTTGTAGATGGAGATTCGGATTACTCCGGGAATCCTCTGACTGGAGTCCCAAGAAACAAAATTAACACAGGAATACAACTGAAACATTCCAGTGGTTTATACTGGAACACGACCTTACAGCATATAGACGAAATTCCTCTTGACGACGCCACTACCTTATACAGCGCGGCCTTTACCATTCTAAATACCCGCTTGGGCTATAAAAAAGAGATAGCTAAGGATTTTGTGATCGGCGTGGATTTGGGAGTGAACAATATTTCTAATGCACAATATGCCCAATCCGTATTGATCAATGCTGTTGGCTTTGGCGGGGCAGCGCCCAGATACTACTACCCCGGTAATGCCAGAAATTATTATGGAAGTTTTCAGGTCAGTTATAAGCTGTAA
- a CDS encoding DUF3575 domain-containing protein: MKTLLTTALIMSVIFFGRSQDISSNPQPSDELKINAFNLITFTYMDLSYERLLNEEASLGVSVLFNIGEENEILDYFRNFSITPYYRQYFSKQYAEGFFVEGFGMLNSGEDFYYSFDEQGNENNSKETYTDFALGISVGGKFVTKRGFIAEIYTGLGRNLLGDDTAPEIVSRGGISLGYRF, encoded by the coding sequence ATGAAGACACTCCTAACCACCGCATTGATAATGTCTGTTATTTTTTTTGGCAGGTCACAAGACATCTCTAGTAATCCCCAACCAAGTGACGAGTTAAAGATAAATGCCTTTAATCTCATCACATTCACCTACATGGATTTATCCTATGAACGCTTGCTGAACGAGGAGGCCTCCTTAGGAGTAAGTGTTCTTTTTAACATTGGCGAGGAAAATGAAATTTTGGACTATTTCCGTAATTTTTCCATAACCCCCTACTACAGACAATACTTTTCCAAACAATATGCAGAAGGCTTTTTTGTGGAAGGTTTTGGCATGCTTAATTCAGGAGAGGATTTCTATTATTCGTTTGATGAACAAGGCAATGAAAACAATTCTAAGGAAACCTATACTGATTTTGCATTGGGTATCTCTGTGGGCGGTAAATTTGTTACAAAAAGAGGTTTTATTGCCGAAATATATACTGGGCTAGGGCGAAATTTACTGGGCGATGATACTGCACCGGAAATAGTTAGTCGCGGAGGTATTTCTTTAGGATATAGATTTTAG
- a CDS encoding exodeoxyribonuclease III: MKIVSYNVNGIRAALKKGFLEWLQAVDPDVVCLQEIKANEDQLDLEVFEAAGYPYHYWYSAQKKGYSGVAILSKQKPDNVVFGTGIDYMDFEGRNVRADFNGVSVMSLYLPSGTNIARLDLKLQYMADFQEYISDLKKEYPHLVICGDYNICHEAIDIHDPVRNKNVSGFLPVEREWIGDFMGNGFIDSFRHFNKEPDNYTWWTYRANARANNKGWRLDYGMVSEPLVHRLKRSVILSEAKHSDHCPILLELEPIS, encoded by the coding sequence TTGAAAATAGTTTCATACAACGTGAATGGTATTAGGGCAGCTCTAAAAAAAGGTTTTCTGGAGTGGTTACAAGCCGTTGATCCAGATGTGGTTTGTCTCCAGGAGATCAAGGCTAACGAGGATCAGTTGGACCTAGAAGTATTCGAGGCTGCAGGATATCCTTACCACTATTGGTATAGTGCCCAAAAAAAAGGCTACAGTGGAGTTGCCATATTGTCCAAGCAAAAACCTGACAACGTGGTTTTTGGTACCGGAATAGATTATATGGATTTTGAAGGAAGAAACGTTAGGGCCGATTTTAATGGCGTTTCGGTCATGAGCTTGTATTTGCCTTCGGGCACCAATATAGCTAGATTGGACCTTAAGCTGCAGTATATGGCCGATTTTCAGGAGTATATCAGTGATTTGAAGAAGGAATACCCCCACCTTGTCATTTGCGGGGATTACAATATTTGCCATGAGGCTATTGATATTCATGATCCTGTTAGAAATAAAAACGTTTCAGGGTTTTTGCCTGTGGAAAGGGAGTGGATTGGAGATTTTATGGGGAACGGATTTATTGATAGTTTCAGACATTTTAACAAGGAGCCAGACAATTACACATGGTGGACGTACAGGGCCAATGCCAGGGCCAATAATAAAGGTTGGCGATTGGATTACGGAATGGTCAGTGAACCATTGGTGCATCGTTTAAAACGATCTGTGATTTTGTCGGAGGCAAAGCACAGTGACCATTGTCCTATTTTATTGGAATTGGAGCCCATTAGTTAA
- a CDS encoding aldo/keto reductase, with the protein MEYNLLPHTEIEVSKICLGTMTWGKQNTEEEGHEQMDYALENGVNFFDTAELYPIPAAKERYADTEKIIGNWFKKTGNRDKVILASKIAGKAEFTKFIRTTGFDKSSIIEAVEGSLKRLQTDYIDLYQLHWPERKTNFFGQRGYSHDITDHWQDNIHQVLETLRDLMREGKIRNVGLSNETPWGTMRFLEESKVHVSLPRMITVQNPYSLLNRTYETGMSEISMREDIGLIPYSPLGFGVLSGKYLGGRKPDNARITLFPNYNRYSGDKAVKATEMYHKLAQDHNLSLTQMALAFVNSRPFVKSNIIGATSMRQLKENIASIDVQLSEEILQGIEAIHNQIPNPAP; encoded by the coding sequence ATGGAATATAATTTACTTCCCCATACCGAGATAGAGGTCAGTAAGATTTGTTTGGGTACCATGACCTGGGGAAAGCAGAATACCGAAGAGGAAGGCCATGAACAAATGGACTATGCTTTGGAAAATGGTGTAAACTTTTTTGATACCGCCGAACTATACCCCATACCGGCTGCCAAGGAACGTTATGCGGATACCGAAAAAATTATAGGGAACTGGTTCAAAAAGACCGGAAACAGAGATAAAGTGATCTTGGCTTCCAAAATAGCCGGGAAAGCCGAGTTTACAAAATTTATCAGAACCACAGGATTTGATAAATCCTCCATTATAGAAGCGGTAGAAGGGAGCTTAAAGAGGTTGCAAACGGATTATATCGATCTATATCAATTGCACTGGCCGGAACGCAAGACCAATTTTTTCGGGCAAAGGGGCTATAGCCATGACATAACGGATCATTGGCAGGACAATATCCATCAGGTCTTGGAGACCTTACGGGATTTGATGCGTGAGGGGAAAATAAGAAATGTTGGACTTTCCAATGAAACTCCATGGGGAACGATGCGTTTTTTGGAAGAGAGCAAGGTGCATGTCAGCCTGCCAAGAATGATTACCGTTCAAAACCCTTATAGTTTACTAAATAGGACCTATGAAACCGGAATGTCTGAGATTTCCATGCGCGAGGATATTGGTTTGATACCCTACTCTCCCTTAGGTTTTGGGGTTCTCAGTGGTAAATACTTGGGAGGGAGGAAGCCCGATAATGCAAGGATCACACTATTTCCAAATTATAACAGGTACAGTGGGGATAAGGCTGTAAAGGCGACCGAAATGTACCATAAATTAGCACAGGACCACAATCTGTCCCTTACTCAAATGGCATTGGCATTTGTGAATTCAAGACCGTTTGTAAAAAGCAATATCATTGGGGCCACTTCCATGAGGCAGTTGAAAGAAAATATCGCCAGTATAGATGTGCAACTTTCCGAGGAGATACTGCAGGGAATAGAAGCCATTCACAATCAAATTCCCAATCCCGCACCGTAA